The Gemmatimonadota bacterium nucleotide sequence ATTCCCGATAGAAAAGAGTGTCAAGCACGGGGCGCCGTACAGATCATGTTCGTTTCCGAGATATTCCATTCCATACAGGGCGAGGGCCTGCTGTCCGGCGTCCCCTCCGTCTTCATCCGCACCTCGGGTTGCAACCTGCGGTGCCGCTGGTGCGACACGCCCTACACGTCCTGGACACCCGAGGGTGTAGAGCAGACGGTGGACGAAATCATGGCGGACATCGCCGGATTTTCGTCCCGTCACGCGGTGATCACCGGTGGCGAACCGCTCCTCATGAAGGATCTGCCTGAACTGACAGAGACCCTGGGCGCAGCGGGATATCACGTCACCATCGAGACTGCCGGCACCGTGTATGCCGACCTGCGCTGCGACCTGGCCTCCCTCAGCCCCAAGCTGTCCAATTCCACGCCCTGGACCGAGGAGAACGGGAAATACGCCCGGAACCACGAGAAACTTCGAATCAACCTCTCCGTCCTCGACAGATTCATGGCGACCTACCCCTACCAGCTCAAGTTCGTGGTCGACCGGCAGGAAGACCTGGACGAGGTCGAGTCACTCCTCGAGGACCTGGACGAGGTCGATCGCACCCGGGTGCTCCTCATGCCCCAGGGTCGGTCCGCGGAGGAGCTGAGCAGCCGGAGCGCATGGGTCGCCGAGGCCTGCAAGTCCCGCGGCTTCCGGTACTGCCCCCGGGTACATATCGATCTCTACGGGGACACGCGCGGCACCTGACACCGGGCCATTTCTTGCTTGTTTACGGGCTTCTTCCCACATATCTTGTGCCGTTACGTTGAAGCCGGCAGGAACGGCCGGATCGGCAATTTACGTTTCATCCA carries:
- a CDS encoding 7-carboxy-7-deazaguanine synthase QueE, producing the protein MFVSEIFHSIQGEGLLSGVPSVFIRTSGCNLRCRWCDTPYTSWTPEGVEQTVDEIMADIAGFSSRHAVITGGEPLLMKDLPELTETLGAAGYHVTIETAGTVYADLRCDLASLSPKLSNSTPWTEENGKYARNHEKLRINLSVLDRFMATYPYQLKFVVDRQEDLDEVESLLEDLDEVDRTRVLLMPQGRSAEELSSRSAWVAEACKSRGFRYCPRVHIDLYGDTRGT